One genomic window of Branchiostoma floridae strain S238N-H82 chromosome 4, Bfl_VNyyK, whole genome shotgun sequence includes the following:
- the LOC118413433 gene encoding cytochrome P450 26A1-like, with product MVGDFPKSRPSVKTAITHIKARFLAGERGQREWDRAVHKSAFTDPDLHFRLSCCGHTMLAELLINAAVPLVLVWTLWTLWKHYSTQGDPACDLPLPKGSMGLPFIGETLAFVTQGADFSRSRHELYGDVYKTHILGRPTVRVRGADNVRKILHGENTLVTTIWPYSIRAVLGTQNLGMSFGEEHRFRKRVVMKAFNQNAMESYLRSTQTVLRETVAQWCGQPQPVVVYPASREMALKIAAASLIGVHTGQEDAQRVTVLFQNMIDNLFSLPVKIPFGGLSKALRYRQIIDEWLEGHIKRKQRDIDNGDIGTDALSRLILAARDVGHDLNSQEIQDTAVELLFAGHETTSSAATSLIMHLALQPQVVQKVQEDLEKHGLLQPDQPLSLEQVGRLTYVGQVVKEVLRISPPIGGGFRKALKTFELDGFQVPAGWTVTYSIRDTHGSVGNVSSPDQFDPDRWAADSDGSRRGRHHYIPFGAGPRACAGKEFAKLQLKLLCVELVRSCRWELADGKVPAMTAIPVPRPVNGLPVQFTPCEPITNNTLSDATEQNTNLSVCYSSNVPGPSHTSPKQQDFDAPCQIVMARKSEACGA from the exons ATGGTCGGAGATTTTCCCAAGTCCCGCCCCTCTGTCAAAACAGCCATCACTCATATAAAAGCCCGGTTTCTGGCCGGAGAGAGAGGACAAAGAGAGTGGGACAGAGCAGTGCACAAGTCCGCATTTACCGACCCAGACCTTCACTTCAG ACTCTCTTGTTGCGGCCACACGATGCTGGCGGAGTTGCTGATTAACGCGGCAGTTCCCCTGGTGCTGGTATGGACGCTATGGACGCTGTGGAAGCACTACTCTACCCAGGGGGACCCGGCCTGTGACCTGCCCCTGCCCAAGGGGAGCATGGGCCTGCCGTTCATAGGAGAAACCCTCGCCTTCGTCACACAG GGGGCAGACTTCAGCCGGAGCCGCCATGAGCTTTACGGAGACGTGTACAAGACCCACATTCTGGGCCGCCCGACCGTCCGCGTCAGGGGCGCCGACAACGTGCGCAAGATTCTCCACGGCGAGAACACGCTGGTCACGACGATCTGGCCATACAGCATCCGGGCGGTCCTCGGTACACAGAACCTCGGTATGAGCTTCGGTGAGGAGCATCGCTTTCGGAAAAGGGTCGTCATGAAAGCCTTCAACCAAAACGCTATGGAGAGCTACTTGAGATCGACTCAGACGGTCCTGAGAGAAACAGTAGCGCAGTGGTGCGGCCAGCCGCAGCCAGTTGTCGTGTACCCGGCATCCAGAGAGATGGCGTTAAAGATCGCTGCAGCCAGCCTGATCGGCGTCCACACCGGCCAGGAGGACGCCCAACGGGTCACCGTCCTCTTCCAAAACATGATAGACAATCTCTTCTCGCTACCAGTAAAGATCCCGTTCGGAGGACTTTCGAAG GCCCTGAGGTATCGACAAATAATCGATGAGTGGTTGGAAGGCCACATCAAAAGAAAGCAGCGAGACATCGACAACGGTGACATCGGCACTGACGCCCTCTCCCGTCTGATCTTAGCGGCGCGTGATGTCGGGCACGACCTCAACAGCCAGGAGATCCAGGACACGGCCGTGGAGCTGCTGTTTGCCGGGCACGAGACCACGTCCAGCGCCGCCACCTCCCTCATCATGCACCTGGCGCTGCAGCCACAGGTGGTTCAGAAGGTGCAGGAGGACCTGGAGAAGCACGGGCTGCTGCAGCCGGACCAGCCTCTGAGTCTGGAGCAGGTCGGCAGGCTGACGTACGTGGGGCAGGTCGTCAAGGAGGTGCTCAGGATCAGTCCACCTATAGGGGGAGGCTTCAGGAAGGCTCTCAAGACATTCGAACTAGAT GGCTTCCAGGTTCCGGCAGGTTGGACCGTCACGTACAGCATCCGGGACACGCACGGGTCGGTCGGTAACGTGTCCAGTCCTGACCAGTTCGACCCGGACCGCTGGGCTGCCGACAGCGATGGAAGCAGAAGGGGGCGCCATCACTACATCCCCTTCGGTGCCGGACCTCGCGCTTGTGCCGGGAAGGAGTTCGCCAAGCTGCAGCTGAAGTTGCTGTGCGTGGAGCTGGTGAGAAGCTGCCGCTGGGAGCTGGCGGACGGCAAGGTGCCCGCCATGACAGCTATACCTGTCCCACGGCCAGTCAATGGACTCCCTGTCCAGTTCACTCCATGCGAACCGATAACGAACAACACGCTGTCAGACGCCACAGAACAGAACACAAATTTGTCAGTTTGCTACAGCAGCAACGTACCTGGTCCCAGCCACACGTCACCAAAACAACAGGACTTTGACGCTCCTTGTCAGATTGTGATGGCACGAAAGTCGGAAGCATGCGGGGCATAG